gtacatacacacacacacacatatacacacacacacacacacacacacacaaacagtgcagtGGCTGTTGTGAGATGGGAGGACTTTCAGACTGGCACAGAGACAGTGCAGGTGCCAAGAAAATGGCATCCGCATACAGTAATACAACGTAGGAGTCCTAGAAATCatctggaaaaaacaaaacaatccaaaCTATAAACGGCAGCATTTGCGTGCTCAGTCAGCTGCTGGATGgccaaatgtgtgtttgcactaGGAAGACTTTAGCAGTTGTCTGAATGTGGATGACAATTTGTTGTAAAATTAGATTACGTGTCAATGCTGTCCATCATTTCTTTGTTCTATTGAAGCCACCTGCCTTGACGCAGCAGCGATGtttattacaaaacattttatgacGCTTAGATGTTCATCTCCTTGGCAAAAATCCAATCCATAAATCTGtttgattaaaacaaaaacagatccGGATTCTGGACACAGCTGTGTACTACCAAACCATCGTGAAATACACTCATGTCACAGGGTTTAAagaacttttttctttttttttttttttttttacaagttcaGAAAGGCCAACAGTGTACCTATTGTATTGCAGTTAAAGACAAGCTGAAACTCTTTTGCCACGAAGCATGAACCTAAATGAGCAGAGACACTGTTGAACTTCAGCCATTCAAATGTTCAGTGAGTGGCTGCGACATAGAAATGTAGCTTTTCCCACCTTGGCATGGTTTTTGACACTTTGCTCTCAGAGTCAAAGGCAGACAGTGTTGATATATGTATtcatataaataacaaaatagtacagtataaatataaagattctgcgtgtgtgtgtgtgtctgtgtgtgtgtgtgtgtatgtatgcacgcacacatgtaAATGGTGTGTGAGTATAGATAAaaagagtgtgttgtgtgtgtgtgtgtgtgcgcttgtgaACCAGTGTTAGGACAGGACAGGGGTATTAGAGGTGAGGCTTTCCCTCCCCCACCTCATGGAAGAGCGAGGTGTAAAACTCGGGCTCCAGTTGCTTGTTGCGGTAACGCTGGACAATCTCCGTTATTTTCTGCTTCCGCCTCACGTGAGGCGGGTTGTACAAGTCACTTTCCAGACGCTTCCGCCGGCACACGTTGATGACTGTTTGACGCACAAGGAACCCTGGGAGAAGGACGCAAACACGTGAGCTCATCAGTAGTCGAATGTGACAGGTCTGAGAATGTGTACAAACATTTTTCCTACTGCTTTGACTGAGGGACagagtttaacattttttaaatgcattctTAGATAGAAAATCCTGCTTCCAACTCTGCCATCTGCTGATCATAAGTGAGATTACATGCATTAAAAAGCAGCGTGAcctttcttgtgtttttcaaagtaaaggtgTGTATCAGCACAGGAGAGATACATGCTAATGATAAAATAGTTCTTCCATGGTGTTGCTAAACCATGATGTTTCCACTGGCTCCCTAATAGCAAATGACACCCATTCTTTGTTCATGTTACAACACATaatgaacaaactgaaaaacaatacaaacttATTAAACGGAGAATTCCAATGCATCTCAAAGTCAGATGGCaactataaaatattaatgtgtgCAAATTGGTATTTCAGTACGATGATCAATAATCCTAATATACTTCCAGTGATGCAATAAGATGTGTTGACTCTGTTCTTTCAGAGGAAGTGTGGTTGGCAGGGAGGGACAAGTTAAGTCAGAGCAAGCCACACACAGCTATTACCTAGAGCTCTGCGGCTGACCACCATGCCGTCCACCAGGGGAATCACCATGCCAAATTTGCCCACAGCTCCATGCAGCCGGATCCTGAAGAGTCCCGTCTTCAGAGGGTGGATGAAGATCAGAGGAACGTCCTTCTCTAGTAACCCCGACCTGCAGCAGGAACAATTAGGAAGACAAAACGTAAAGAAGATACTGAAAGTGATTTGCCACAAACTAGAATGATAAAGAATCACTGTAATAAGACTGtagttttaaactgttttaaaatgtgatttgtttccCGTGGGAATACGTcgaaaaatatttaaatatacaatgtATATGTTTGAGGAACAGCATTACAAGTCATTCTATTAATCTTACCATCACTAGGGCAAAACCATGCACGTTAGGTCCATAACAATAagtgcatgcagacacacatcacTGCTGCTTGCTACTATTTCTGagtttgttctgtgtttataaaaacacaGGATATGATTTTGCTTTGTGTACAAAGCTGATTCCTGAAAcatcatttaataataaaacaaaatgacatttgtaAATGATGACCATATTTATACCTGGAAAGACAAACATATTTTGACAGATCAGAGTGTCGTCATGTAGCACTTGACTGAACTTAAGCGTAAATACTAACAGGTTTTCACGCGACAAGAAACAATTCTGTAGGCAgaaaaaatgtgtcagtgtgtttatgcCTGACTGGCCAAAAATAGCTTCTGTGGTTGctctgaaaataagaaaaaaatcaatttagcAATTTTCAAATATGCCACCCACTCATTATCTTCCAAGGAAACTTGGCAATCGGAAAAATTAGTTATGTCACAGATGAAATAAATGGTTGTTATGTTGTATCAGATCACATAGCTTCAGATGACGCACTCTCAAAGGTGATATTATTAATTTGGTTAAATACAACACGTTTAAATCCATTTGATGCTTGTGATCCATGTCCTTGATAATGAAGTTGCTAAGTAGCACATTATCTCTaccttaaaaacaacatacatatgaatcacactagaaaaaaaaaacttattttccTTTAAGCCACTTCAAACTCCTAACTGTCATCACGGCTCTGTCACAGTTCCTTTTCTCTGCTTGCTTTTGCATACACTGCATgttgtacttcctgttttgcactcttgtgtgtttatgcatttcAGAGCACATGCTGTTTTGCAGAACTGAACTAACCCAATACCAATTCATGAACTGTATGCGTTCCATACTGACAGCAAAAGCGTAAACTTCTGAATACCTGCAGGAAGTGCTGTTGCTCATGCTAGCTTCCAAGCCCGTGCTGGTTTCAGCCAACAGATCAGTCAACGGGAAGTTctctaaaaacacagaaacaatgacaTTCAAGTACTTCAAACCATTGGTCACGTACTTCAGAATCACTTTTTCATAGTTACGTTGTAAGGCTACAGAGGTTAAGTATTTAAGACTACAATATTTTGTACAGAGAAATCATTCAAGAGAAAttgctagaaaaaaaaaagaaagataatataatataatataatataatatatggaGAGAAACATTAGATTTTCACCCCATTACTAGTAGTCTCAAATTACAGGACATTAAGGCAGAATAAAGAGCATGTGCCTACCAATATCATCAAAGCGCTCCACCCAGACCACAAACACCTTTGTTTCGGGACCCAGTGGTGGGAAAGACTTTCCAGTCGATGACCTCTTTGTCTTCACCAAAGGACTCAGCTAAAGAAAAAGCACAACACGCAGCACGATTAAGCAAACACCACATTAAATGACTTAGAAATCATAATCAGAAATGCCAGTATACAAtttagatacacacacattaagccCAACTTTACCTTCTTGGCAGACTCCAGGTTTTCAGAATGGTTGGGGAACAGCTCCAGTGTGAGATTGGGTTGTTTGTGTAAACCAGGCATGACGTCTGTGTTGGTGTCTGCCTCCACTGTGGAGTCACTGTGCACTGATGACTCCTCTGGGAGACAGCAAAGAGCAAATGGCAACTCTGTCAGTCCCGACTCCCTCACTGGGTTTTCATCATATACAATCTCTATCAGTTCATATTCAACACTGACCAGAATTTTCTGTTAGAGATGGAACAACGAAGGCAATCTCTGTCAGAGCATCAGCGTAGTACAAAACTTTCTTCTCCCCATTGAACACAGAACCTCCTGTGTCCTCAGGAGTAGTTGCTTCCTCTACAGggaaatttttttaaaaagttactCATTGAGTTAGTTACCACAAACATCTAATAGATAAGATCTTTTTTCAGCTCTAACGCAGGAGTTAGTTTAGTAGTTTACCTGTTTGTTGTATGTCATTGCTGTCGGAGCAGGAGTTGAGGGACCAGCTAGTATCTAGGTGTCCTGTCCATCCTGGGTGGCGTCCCACGTCCACAGGCCAGCCCAAGGACAGCAGGAACTCCAAGAAGTGGGGCTGGACACTGGATGATGACTCCACATTCCTCAGGATCTGATCACACAGAACAAGTACAGATCCATTCttattcagacatttttatacaaataCTGTAACAGCATCAACACTGTTTTATTGAGAATCTGTTATGTGTTGCCTGCGTTCCCTCACCTCATGGCTGCTTTTCTGTCCAGCTCTCACatagaaaataaagacagtgtCAAATGGCCGGCAGGGAAGCAGGTCCAGGTAGCTGATGTCATCAAAAAACCCTGGCAAGGATGACTCCAGGCCAATCAGATGAGGAGGTAGACGACTGTTGTTGGGTTCCtatcaataataaatgaatgtaagtacattttaaataaactgtattaACAAGAACAATATTATGAATGTATGTAAGAATATGACTTTTCACATTACGGTATCATTATACTTTATTATGAGTATgaatttaaacttaaaaaaagcatttataTATGGCTGTTTATTTGAtagttttatttctaaatataattataaatgaGGACCAGCCCCCAATGATTTCTCAAGTTTAAATAAAGGCAACAGAGAGTTAAACAGAATCACAAGGCAAAATCACCAATTAAAGTTCAGTATAAGCAGCGGGAAGGCTTATAGATGATATTCGACAttggcagaaaatgtttttgcacaaGTTCAGTCCAAGAGATTTTCTCATTTGCCATGAACAATAAAGTTATCAGACGAATTAAGTTTTAACCAACCTTGAGTGCCTCCAGAGACAGAAAGCCAaagtgggagaggaagaggcgTGCCGTCTGGAACTCCtgtgagggtggggggggtttgCAGTCTATCTGTGGGTCGGGGAAAGGTTTGGACTTCCAGATTTCCTCACTGTGCCGCTCCAAGGCGTTCTCATACTCTATCTGCTTGTGCATCAGAATGCGAAGCTTGTCGTGCTGAACTTCCAGCTGAAAAGAAGACGGAGAcgggacattttttttaaagacaatttCAAGACACTTTGGCTGATGAATGGCACTGGACTGCCTAAATTCAGCATTAACCCAAAAAGGGCAAgtcccacagtccaaacacagagGTGTCATCCCCCAGCGACGATGTGAAGAGTCACTCGTGTGCGtctgtgatttaaaatgttgttacCAAACATTTGAACAGAAAAGAAGTCACCATTTCATTAGCTAAACTTGTACAAGCTCATCCAATCCAGTATAATAGCCTGTTAATAAATCCAGTCTTTGTGAAGCTTTTAATACACACTGTCAGAGAGTAATTGATTCAGCCCTCATTGATTAATTATTGCATTGGATTGAGAAACCACACAAAACAATCATCGAGAATCTGTCACCAAACCAGATGATTTGAACCTCTTTTCCAAGAGACACCCGAGTGAAATTGCATCCCTCCAACAACTCACGTGTGGGGGATTACTCAGTTTATTTGTAGCTCTTGAATCATCCTGCCAGCCCAAACAACACACCTGAGTTTgtataataacaaataatatgaTCAATTAATTTACTTTatggctattttttttttttttttttagcaatgaCAACAAATAATCTTGGTTTAGCTTATACCCATAGTAGAATTATCTTATTTGTATGTGATTAGCCATAATGTGGATATGAGATCAATAAAAGGATTTAACAGAAAGCTTTTCTCTTACCTCTCTACTGACAATGTCATCCAGGTCAGGAATACTAACATCAGCTTTGACAAGGGGAATCTTATCCACTTCTTCAGGGAAGGGCCTCTGCTTGACGTTGTATTTGATCCCCACGTCATTGTTGGGCATCGGACGGCCCTCGGGAACAAACACCTGCTGTGGGAAGAGAGAAGCAGACGGATATGGAGATGTGTTATCAGTGAACCAGTTGTGGAGTTTCAAATTTAACAAACCCGCGACTCTAAGGTGTCACATTCAAATATTTCTAGGGTGATGATGCTTTAGCGTTGTTGGCAATCCTTATCCAGTAATCTACAGTGTGATCTCACCCTCTGATTGGCCCGAGCTCCTCTGGGTTGGTGGAAGAGCTGCATGGTCCAGGCATGTCTGCCGGCTGTGCCTCGGATCAAAACTGTCACTGATGGACTGGGGTctgtgaggacagagacatTCTACTGatcatttattgttatttaccGTTATTTTACTTGGCAGGTAATACAGCCTCTACTTACAACTGAAAATGAACCCAGAAAGACCTTAGTTCTCCCCTGTATTGCAATAAACTATTATTATGTCAAAGGAAGGATGCTAAGCCACTGACTCTGCTCATTGCCGAGAGGCTGCTCCAGCATGGCGAGGATGACCGAGTTGTCCAGGACAAAGTAGCGGAAGTTGCTGGCCCCTGTGGCACTGAGTCTGGCGTAGCGGATCAGGGTGTCTTCATTCAGTAGGCTGCAGGTGGAGGCGGGCCCGCTGGGAGAAGGGAAGGCCCCGAGCACCTGCATGATACTGGGGAACACCACAGGAACACAAGGACACAAATGAGCCGAAACTGGTTCAATGGGTACGTGTCATTACAAAAGTCGCCCGTGTGGTTCAGCAGAAAAACTAGGTCACTGACGAAGCAGCGAAACAGACAAATCAATAATTTAGTGCTAAAATTCTAACTTttacaaaaatttaatttatttccaaTATTATATTACtgttgaaaggaaaaaatatatttttattcagaaatGCTTTGACCGTATCGTGTGTATTAagttttcctttattttctcaggCAACACCAAAGGctgttatttattaatgatgtatactgtatatcaaacATATAATATAGCAGTTATAAgacatattttctttatcattagCAATACAAATGCACTTTAACATGGTGGACTTTTACTTTGCTACCTTGTCAACAAGCCAAGCTGCAAGACAAAACAAGTGTCTGTGCTTGCTTCAGACCTCTTTGGAGTCAGTGTCATACTCTGCTGTCTGGATGTCACTCTGTCACCTTTACAAAGGCGACTGTTActgtttaataaaaatgttactaCATGTTTTGATTGGGTGTATGCAAAGGAGTTCCTCCTCCACATACTGAGTTGAATACCCAACAGCAAGTCTTTTAGGAATGTAAATTCTTCCCTTTCTCAAAAGATGGCCATGTACAAGAAAAAGtacaattaattaaatcaaataactTTAACTCTGATCCATTCTGTATAAAAGTCTGACGATTCTCACCAGGACAAAGTCGCCTCAGCAGCGTCCTTTACCCTCATCGAAGCTGGGTTGTGCTCCTTCTCTCCTTTATGTCGAACTTCCTGTTCCTGTCGAGACTTGCTACCAGAGATCCCCAGCTCCACAATCTCCAACACCTCTACCAAACAATCCTGatacaaaaagagagaacagtGTATTTTAACAAAACTCTAAGCCTCTAACCAAACAACATATCGGAGCAATATTTCAAATCCAGTCTTTAAGATTACCTTCTCATCCAGCATGTCAGGGTGTTCtgtgagccacacacacagaaactgaaagGCAGCTACAATCATGGAGTGGAGGTCTCGGGATTGAAGAGGAGCTGGACGGCTACACTGGTACACAATGTACCCACATATAGAGCTGACAGCACGTTTACGGTCTGCAGAGTCTACTCCCACCTTTACCTGGTTTAGACGTATACCACAAGTAAAGGAAAATGCTCGACATTAGACACATAACAGAAATTCTTCATTTCATGCCAttgggaaaaaatgttttataggCTTTGGTGCATAAGAGATTAACTGTTTTACTAAATTAGGACACATTTGATTCATTgtgcttttaattaaaaaatgaaattacaatatttttagAAATAGTATTTATGTAAATCAAATAACCTCATGTAACCTCAATGTTATCCTGGTCTTTTCCTCTGAATTTGTGTCAGATATTCACATATTAAAGCCAATTACTGTCCATTGTACTAATGAGTCCGTATTTAGAAAGCGACACATTTCAAGGCGTAAAAAACAACTGTACAGTCATTACAGAAACTTATGCTGCTGTACTTTTTGACACAATGAGGGCAACCCCCTTGTGATGAACTTGGAAAATTCTGACTCATAAGTTGACATGAACTACCCAGATGCAACGCTATTTTTGCTATCTGTGACTCTGGTGTGTCTCATTTGGGAGGGATCAATGTTTAAGATAAAGCCCTATAATGAGTTGTCGAGTGTCACATCATCAATTTCTGTGAGCCTTGGTCTTGAAGGAGAAAACTGCTGTGGTTTCATAAATTTACAGTGTTGAACTAAGAGATATTGCTGGTTGAGACTTGGTTGGGTAACATGGATAAACCTGAAGACATACAGTACTTGAGTGCAGATTGTTACAGTGAGTCTCTGTGGTGCTAGCTTTACCTTGGCAAGCCCAGCCAGCAGCTCCAGGGCAGCCAGGGAAATGCTCATGTCTTGCCTCCACTGAGAGTTGAGCCTCTGGGTGACCAGGTGGATGCTGCGCACCAGCAGGCCTGCCGCCGTATCTGGAAGAGCTAGACCATATAACACCCGGAAATACCAAACACCGCAAAGATAGATAGAGCAAAGCAGAATTCAGGCAGCAAAGCTTAAGTACACATGCTTACAGGAAAAATGTCCTGGATGCCAAAGATACGTTTAGGTATTGAGAACATGCACTGTGTTTGAAATCAGGACAGCACACAATATTGAGCAAAGTTTGGACTGAGGAATAGATAAATAAACTGCGGAGGAACAGGGCTGAGCGatgtcaacattttaaaaatccttattttgacttttaagacaaaaaaattgtATGATATAATTGTCCAACACTGGCTAAATAAGTGACAAgtaattcagttttttaaaaaaaacaaaaaaaccctgaCAATTTAAAGAATTACTTagtatttaaatataataaagttcTTCTGATCAAGAGTAATTATTTCTTCCATCTATCTATTTCAGAGTTTCTACCTAAAGAATCAAGGAGAGCTAAAAACACTAAGTGATGATGTTGATGCTTCGGCATCGAGCCTCTCCAAGATGCAGATCTGGCCTCTTATTTTCTGAATTTATGATGaacaaaaaaatcccaaatTCTGCTGAATTGGTTGCCGTTTATGAAACAATGACCCCCCCAGACTCCTGCTCGCTCTTGTTTTTCCTGTCCAGTATTGAGCCACACAATGCAATACAACCATCCTGTCCCACAGGAACCCTGCAGAACCCCCTCCCCCTATATCCTACTGGATAAAGTCGCCTATAAGCCGCACAATGCTCAGAGAAAATAGACATAGAATTGAAGCTCTCATAGCTGtcattatcaatttatttaaaaaaaaaaaaaaaaaaaaaaagtaatttataattaaaaaaaacaactctaaCATCACAATGTCAGTCAACCATCGCTCAGTCCtccaaagaaaaagagaaaatctttGAAATGCTTTTGATTAGTCAACACTGCTGCAACCAATCAATTAGAGAGAAAAATGCAATCAGCCCTGGCACTCCATACGTCTCAGTGCCAAAATGTTGTTTCATAGCACAGCATCACAGCAACAAATAACTTTGAATCacctacaaaaacattttacccAACGCCTTTTAACTCTGCAAAGCACTTTAACCACGTTAGCTATAAAGaacaaatgtgttaatttaGTAAGTGACATGTTTACACTGATCAGGAAACAGGTACTGACCACATGAAATAACGCTCCAGCAAGTCTGTTATGCACCATCTCACCAAAACCGGCGCTATTGTGTTAATTCACCAAGCACAAGGATATTAGTGCATGAGTATCTGCGTGTCTTACCGTAGTCTCGAAGCAAGGCCTGGGCCGGACGCTCAGAGTCTGGGCTGGTAGCCTCTGTGCTGCCTCCACTGGTGAAACTAATGCCACTGTTGGTGCGGCTGTGACTCCTCACTGTCATGTGACTCCCATCTATACTTCCCTgccaccacaaaaaaaaaagcaatcttGATGTCCAGTCCATGACACCGCTGCTAGCatcataaaatgttaattatttagCCGTAGGAAACAGCAGTGATCTGAGCCTTACTGTTTCGGTCTGTGCACCTATGGACTCCAACAGTGCTGAGTCTTGAACAATATTGAGCATTGCAcctgagagggggggggggattaacaataaaaaatatacaaagaaCAATATATGGACagaaaattttgaaaatgatttagGTCAGTATAAATACAGCACAAGTAATATGGAGAGGCAAAATAAATGGATAGAGAGGATGTTAAGGGGGCAGCAGATACCCAGGATGAGCTGTGTGTTAGTGGGGTCGGTCTCAGTCTGCAGCGCTCCTATCAGGACATTGACAAGACGTAGCCTCAGGGACAGGAAGGAAACGGGCTGGTCATGAGGCCACCCATCCTCCTCATTGAACTTTCCCTCCAACAGAACCTGAAGCACACAAAGTCAATATAGTTAACAACCTGGTTTATCTGAAAACGAagcaaagaataaaaacttttaGGGCTTGCTTTACTGCAATGCGAAAATCTAAAAGCCTTGTGGAGTtgaaaacataaagaaagaatGATCTAAGCTCTCATGCCTTTAACCtgttaaacatttcaaataagctaaaagaaaaggagaaatgagGTTCAATGACAAAAACTGACTCAAAATCTTTTAAATTCTGTACTGAAAAAATGCACcaataaaccaataaaatgaaagaagtAAGCAAGAGTTACCTCTGATTTGATGTTGCCAAAGTGATGCGGCAGTGGCAACATGGCCAGCAGGATGTTGATGGAGGCTCTCCTCAGGTCGGTAGGGTTTACATACATCTTGAATTTGGACAGCTCCCTGGAGGAGTACAAACAAATCTCACATAGACAAACTTGAGACAATATCCTCAAAATTGCCCTCAAACGGAGAAACCTGACTAAGATCATATGGTTTTCacattaatgaaaatgttatgtAGTACATTCATCCAAAATTAGTGTAAGCACTACTAGTCTAACCTGTCTGGTACAATAGTCTCCAGGGCAGCTATGAAGTAGGGCACCACCACATTGATGCCCTTCAGGTCAGtacagaagagagaagaggagttGAGAATGATGGAAGCAAGAACTGGTCTACAGATGAAATCGGAGATCTGGAGACCCTGAATCAGGACCATGTAAAACCTGCAGAAAGACAGTTTAAGATCTTAACAGCCAACAGAAAAATTGCATGTGCACAGTTAGACTGATGAACAAAATAAGAAAGTTGACTATGttacctggacaggtaaacaGGCAGAATATCTTCTCCTGTTTTCTTGCTACAGAAGATGCGGCAGAGAGTCCCGCAGGCCTCCGCTCGTCCTGCCTCGTAGCTCTCTGGGAACTCGTTGGCGTCAAACATGGGGTTCGACACCATGGAGTCGGTGGACATTTGAGAAcccttcctcctcagctccagACCTACTTGAGTGGCTATCGCTGTAGAGAGTGGGAAGAGACACAGAATGAAAGGACGCTGAATTGTAATTTGGTCATTAGTACTCATGCATGTATGAGAAACAGGCAAACATGTATCTACTGTATGCACAGTACaacaaaaagtaacaaaaactggaaaaacaaaagcaccacAAAGCAGACATTTTAATCACTAtcacaaaaagataaaacaaagactttaatgactgcaaacacacattcacatcattTAAAAGCATTCAATAAAAGGGAACTCTGACACAAAGAGTTTGCCGTAGAAGTTCTACCTATCACTGGCACAAGGCATGACCAAGTGTAGTGTGCTGGCaataaaatgtgtcagtcaTTCTCTGCTGCAAGACCACTAAACAAAATCCCTGTGTCAGCTCCCTCGCTGCCGCAATTATATGACTGTCACTCAAGGTACAGAACATTCACTTCATGCATTGAGGCACCAAAccaatcaaaatcaaaactcAAGTAAACCAACAATACAAAAGGaaattacaacaaacaaaacaataatgctGAACTTGGggcggggggcggggggggtCTGAAACTAAATAATAAGGATTAGTgtgacccaaaaaaaaaagaaaatgagaactCAAAAACGGGGTGGCGTCACAAACTGGCAACGTTATGATCGAGACAAGTGGTCAGTTGGTGAAACCCATTCCATCACCTTTGGAGAAACGCTGAGAGAACGCTGGTGAACTTTTATATATGACAAGGAGTGGGAACAGAAAACAATGGTGACAATGGCGATGATCATGAGGAACTCAACTAAAAAGCAGGAAGATTTGTCAAGAAACGCAAATcaagtgaggaaaaaaagctgCCGTTCCTACTTACAAGATTTATAAGAAAGGAGAATTTGGATAAAAGAGGCTGCAAGATAACAGAAATAGTGGAGAGACACAAAATCAAAGCAGATCCAATATTTTGGGATCAATTCATATCAGgcatgaattgttttttttttttgttctcctcaATACATGACTTTTGACCCATTACAACTCTTTAACATTAATCAGACATGGTAGACACGTGCAGGACACTACaccaaaaagagaaaaataaatggagagCCAATGAAAAgccaaatttattttaaaatactaaATACTGAATGTGCTGTCATTGACTCCTCTAGCGATGATTTTACcaataaaaatgaatctatATGAAGTCCTCAGCATATGGTTATAGACTATATGCAGTTTTAGCCATGTATAAATAGTTGGTAGATGTAAATGAATTAGAATCAGATGGAAATTTCATACCACGCCACTTCTAACCAAGCCctccacacacagaa
The genomic region above belongs to Seriola aureovittata isolate HTS-2021-v1 ecotype China chromosome 9, ASM2101889v1, whole genome shotgun sequence and contains:
- the LOC130174678 gene encoding ral GTPase-activating protein subunit beta-like isoform X9 encodes the protein MYSEWRSLQLVVQSDQGHLSVLHTYPTTVGTEVANAVVKPLGTAVSPVATENILKTDKEVKWTMEVLCYGLTLPLEGDTVKLCVDVYTDWMMALVSPRDSMPQPVVKEPNMYIQTILKHLYNVFVPRPEQHSLNHIRLCQQVLTAVQKLARESVSMVRETWEVLLLFLLRINDTLLAPPTVGVGVAEKLAEKLMAVLFEVWLLACARCFPTPPYWKTAREMLANWRHHPPVVEQWSRVACALTSRLLRFTHGPSFPPFKVPDEDANLIPLEMDSDCVAQTWYRFLHMLSNPVDLSNPAIVSTTPKFQEQFLNSSGIPHEVVLHPCLKQLPQIFFRAMRGVSCLVDAFLGISRPRADSAPPTPVNRLSMSPPPSITNTTPPHSRKQRHTVVTKTTSKSSTGSGSQPTKASQQQQQQQQTSSSPTLLSSPNQSSWESRPLPAPARPKVNSILNLFGQWLFDAALVHCKLHSGLSRDPSMTAIATQVGLELRRKGSQMSTDSMVSNPMFDANEFPESYEAGRAEACGTLCRIFCSKKTGEDILPVYLSRFYMVLIQGLQISDFICRPVLASIILNSSSLFCTDLKGINVVVPYFIAALETIVPDRELSKFKMYVNPTDLRRASINILLAMLPLPHHFGNIKSEVLLEGKFNEEDGWPHDQPVSFLSLRLRLVNVLIGALQTETDPTNTQLILGAMLNIVQDSALLESIGAQTETGSIDGSHMTVRSHSRTNSGISFTSGGSTEATSPDSERPAQALLRDYDTAAGLLVRSIHLVTQRLNSQWRQDMSISLAALELLAGLAKVKVGVDSADRKRAVSSICGYIVYQCSRPAPLQSRDLHSMIVAAFQFLCVWLTEHPDMLDEKDCLVEVLEIVELGISGSKSRQEQEVRHKGEKEHNPASMRVKDAAEATLSCIMQVLGAFPSPSGPASTCSLLNEDTLIRYARLSATGASNFRYFVLDNSVILAMLEQPLGNEQNPSPSVTVLIRGTAGRHAWTMQLFHQPRGARANQRVFVPEGRPMPNNDVGIKYNVKQRPFPEEVDKIPLVKADVSIPDLDDIVSRELEVQHDKLRILMHKQIEYENALERHSEEIWKSKPFPDPQIDCKPPPPSQEFQTARLFLSHFGFLSLEALKEPNNSRLPPHLIGLESSLPGFFDDISYLDLLPCRPFDTVFIFYVRAGQKSSHEILRNVESSSSVQPHFLEFLLSLGWPVDVGRHPGWTGHLDTSWSLNSCSDSNDIQQTEEATTPEDTGGSVFNGEKKVLYYADALTEIAFVVPSLTENSEESSVHSDSTVEADTNTDVMPGLHKQPNLTLELFPNHSENLESAKKLSPLVKTKRSSTGKSFPPLGPETKVFVVWVERFDDIENFPLTDLLAETSTGLEASMSNSTSCRSGLLEKDVPLIFIHPLKTGLFRIRLHGAVGKFGMVIPLVDGMVVSRRALGFLVRQTVINVCRRKRLESDLYNPPHVRRKQKITEIVQRYRNKQLEPEFYTSLFHEVGEGKPHL